A segment of the Corylus avellana chromosome ca2, CavTom2PMs-1.0 genome:
TGGCACTGATGTTGAGACCGAAAGAGGCCATGGACCtcctaaatgttttttttaaaaaaaaaaaaaaaaaaattgacatctTAGGAGAAATGACTGAATGAGTAAAGCGTTTGTTCTAATGGCCCATGCAAATCGCTTGTCTTTATGTGAAGattgaacccttttttttttttttcttttttttttagattgtgGGAAACAAAAGCTTGCTTTCATGATTCATCTCTTGTACGAAGGTGACTGTGTCAGATGTAGCCATGTAGGGTTGAGCGtcggtcggtaatgtcggtttcggtagaaaatttttattttcgccTTTCGAACCGAcaatgtcggtaaagtcggctatttcaccgacttattccatcaaattttattttatttcacatttCGAGCCAAAtgcggtcggtaaagtcggtgtcGGTCGGATGTTGGTGTCGGTAATGTCGGCATGTGGAAAAGTGGCAAatttgtcggtaaagtcggtcgaaagtcggtcggtaaagtcggttcggttaaaaaACCTCTTTCGCCTATCGAACcaaaaaatttggaataaaaaaaattgtgccgCCTATTGTCTGCCATCTAGTCAGTAATGGTTGGTGTCAGTCGAAATCGGTTAATCAGTAATTTGCTCAGCTCTAATCAGATGTAATAGGGTAGTGTCCTTTCATAAGTGGcaatcaaaaatcaaagaaaggaaGGAACTAAAATCAAGACCCAATTGTTAGAAATTACAAGTGTAAACATTCTAGTCTAAAAAAACTAGCGAGAAAATTAAAGGGTAGTATTGAGTGAAGTAGTAGTGACCAAAACAATGCGATGACAGGCTTGCTTAGGTTTAAGTTTTTTCCTATGTATAAATTTAAACACGTCTTTTTAGTCGTGCAGCAGTGAGCaactacaaacaaaatttaaagttttaaaatttttgaaaaattacttaattatcatatttttagtttggCTCTACAATAATAAATTTCTGGCCCCAAAACTGCCAATGTCTTCCAAATCACTCACATGGCTATTGATGGCACTAATAAAAACTGACTTATATTTCTCCTCTCTTACAACTGCCACAAGTTTCTGTAATTTTGGGTAGGACTCATTCCATGGAAAATTTCGCAAAAATGAAAAACGATCATAGTAAATGAAGATATCAGTGGGGCAAATAATTGAATATCAAAAAAGTTTTAACTCTGCAAAGAAATGACCATAAATGGGGCAAATAATTGAATATCAAGGGGCATCCCagctcaaaaaataaaaaagcacaaaagaTATTGACATGATTGAATAAATCCTGACATGCTTAAAATATCCCAAAACCTATAATTAATATACCATCCTTTTCACCCACTCTTCGATCTAATACAGTACATGCATGAGAAAGACCAACCTCACCCATTCTAACTTCAGTTGAAGTTGAAGTAGAGCCGCAAACATTGAGAATATATGGATCAAACTCGACTAAAATGAAATCTCGCAGGGCGCGTGAAATGTTCTTCCACGGCATATAGCTTCTAGGTTTTCTCCAGCATAAGAACATTGTGGTGATACCTCCACACCTGAAACAAGATCAATTATGGCGGAGGACTAAGAATTGACTTTTAATAACGCAGAAAATACATTTCCCATTAGCTGTTACAGCTTTTAGCATATGAATCCACTTTATATGCTTCTATTGAACCACAAGAATGGATACAATATAAAGCAAGGAATTACCTGTTAAGTACAAGGGCACTGAATGTGTTAAGAAGCCACCTGCAGCAACTACCCAACGACTGTGGAGTCGGAGAACAAGAAGCCTAGCGCTGTCCGGGGTGTCAAAATTTGACCCATTGGCATTTTTTACTGGTGCAAACTCTTCCTCACGTAATACCTAGATATATTGGGACAAACAATTAGTCCAACTACAaaggtagcatttttcaataaGCAGCAGAAATATAAGAAAGTAAATTGCTGGAATTACAGTGAGAAGCAGAAGAACAAAGTAACCTCAAAAAGTGCAGTTGAAGGAGCATAGGGAAATGCATCAAAAATAAACTGCTCTAGTTTTAATCCCATTGTTTGTCCATGTATAGAAGGAATTTTCTTCTCAGCAAGATGGTAACTGCACTCACAAAGAATGTGCACATTAATATCCTTGTAATAGTAGAAACTCTGGGTGCAGACCTACAGATTTAAGTGCTGAACCGCAAAACAAAGTTCAGATTGAGAACCAGTGAGTTAACACTAATGTGAAATGCAATACATTCTACCAGTTACTTTTGTCTATGCAGACATATCCAACATGCTAGAGTTCActgatatatatcaaaacagaAGTTCCAAAGCTCAGGTTCTTCCTCTACTTGTACTACTTATATGTCTCCAAGGACCCCACCAGCCTTATAGGACCTATAAGTTTAATGTTGATGGATCTTTTATCCTCAGGTTTCCAAACGAAATGGACTCCTATTAAGCTAGACATAATCACGATGACAGGTTCAATCAGCATTACTTGATAAAGTTAGACAGAGGTTATGCAGAGAGGGTCAAAACTCtgttctttttttgataagtaaaattatGCGTTTTATGCTAATGGAAAGAAATGCATCAGCTAGCTCCATGCATAAACTACTCCAACTCCCAGACTACTGGAATATGGCactaattgataatttaatggCTAGGTAGAGTGCAACTAAAATTGTGCATCtgttttgcattaaaaaaaatggtctgaTTACAGGAATGACGAATAACGTAACCATGCTAGATGAAAATCAAcgaaacaagagagagagagaagagcaCCACTAACATGCTATCTTTCTCGAGGCCACTTGCCACTTGGTTTAGAAAATCCAAGCTAAACATGTGTAAGCACACCTGAAAAGCAGGAATTGACAAGAACTCTATAATGAGACGAGCAATGGAAATAACGCAAAACCATTGACAATGCAACTATATCCAATATAGCACATGACAAACCAAAATGCTCAGCAAAATATGGTGCTCTATGGTACCAATATCAAATTTCACTAAAAGCATTGAGAAGGAAGCCATGCATACTTGTTTTAGGTATTTAATATACTTCAACAAACAAAATGTATCAGCTTTTATATCTGGCAGATCAACATACAAAATTTGCAAAATTCACATCTTATAGAGCATCAAACTTACAAGTACGCTTATTAAacattttattatcattttgttttaggaGGGGGCTCTGCTTGTCTACCAGTTGGGGATGCGTTCATGGTCAACCACCAAATAAAGCAACATCTCACAAAAAAGTAGGCCTAAGTATATTTGGTGGAGAACAGCAATTAAGTGTTGTCATTATAGAAAAGAAAGGTATATTTCAATAATATAAGAGGACCACCACATGCCACAAACCAATGTATTGAAGGGGAGGGTCATATTTCCCTAGTTAcataaatcaattttcacaCAAACTTCTAAGAGTCCAAGGATTTCAAAGATAAGAAAAAGCAGAATGTAAATCCGCAAGCACAATATTGTATTATAAATAAGCAATAGTAGATCAAACAACGTGGCAACAGACATTACATTACTCCAACAAAAACGAAGACGTCCAGTCTCCTGATTGATTGCAGAAGCCATTGATGTGTCCAACTCACTGTACTCGACTACAGTGAGAGGTCCACCTTTACCTCGCCTTACAAACACGCCAACCTTTTCTTGGGGATAAGCCTGTAACCAAATAACTCCAAAAATTAAGACGTAATACCACATCCTACAAGTTTATACAAATAACAACAGAATAATTATGTGTAAAAATAAGCTACTACAGAGCATAATGATATTGTTCAAGAAATACAAATTGAATTGCAGCCAAATACATGCACTATATATTCATTTAGAGCTTCTACTTGTTATCAAACTATACTTAATTTGTTgccatatttatttatattgagATCTAGATGCTATGCCAGATCCATTCCAACCTATAATCTGTTAAAAAGTATGAAACTCTATATGTGCTCACTTCTTACAAATTAAAGCCCACTTTGCTTTTGGGAGGTGAAAAGGCGGTTGAAGCGGACATAACAATTAGCATTTGGCAGAGTAATGTTAATATACGATTTATAAAGGCTAGCAAGCACAGACATGCCTTGCAGATAGTGTCCCCATGTTTGACACCCTGATGAAGACGGCAAATGTAGGACACACCTCCAGAAAAGTTGAATACAGAAGTCGAAGATAGTGATGCCAAATAAATTCAAACATGCACGAAGAAAACGGCAACTATAGAATATAAACATATCCCACTCCTACATGAATTTAGAAGTGCAATTGTAAGCATTCATATTATTTTCATGGTTTCCCAATGACTTGTTTTGTGTCTTAAGGAAAATCACACAATGATGAAAACTTCATTCACAAATCAGATCAATTACACATTCTCTTTTTCCTGACAGATTGAATCACTCAAATACAATATCCAGAAAATATTCAGAACAAAGTCAAAGTTCATATGAGGGAAATGATAACTTCAAGCGACACAACAAAAGCAGCAAAAGCTCTCTTGCAAAAATCCACAATTTTAAATTATAGAGATGGTTAAAACAATTGAAGTTCCCATATGTCTTTTCTAAAGAGTAGTTACCTTACGGACAACTTTTGCTGCTGCAGCTACGCCTTTATCCATGAAATAACCCAAGAAAGTTGGATCAGCCACTCGGACCTGCATTCAATATGCTAattaacattaacaaaaaaaaaaaaaaattggggaacTTTAACCAAAAGAcaagttaaagaaaaaaaaaattgaccagtGCATTGTCTACTCCATAGCAATCCACATATTTAATCCCTCTCATGGCCATATCTTCTAACAACCTTGATGATTTTAGAGCTGATCAACATATTAGGGCTTCAATTAAACCAATGAGTGTGGTCCAAGCAATAAGAGATAAACAGATAGTCAAGTTCAGCAGTTGTAATCAACATGTAAagcaaaagttttagaaaaaaataccTGAATATACTCCACCATTCCCATCTGGAGCCTTAGATACCtggatttaaaaaattaaactcatGTAATGACCATATTGGCAGAATGGAGAAGTAacttataaacataataaaacaaaataaatagaaataatcCTAGTAACAGTAGACTATAATCTGTTGCAGTGTATTAGATCAGCAAATCAAAGCCAGTACGACTTCTTCTAATAGTCTGTTCCACTGCAATTTAGTTATATGTGTTCCCCATCAGTCTACACTTTTAATTGGTTCTCTTTTCATCTATCTCTTTAAAAAGTCCAATTCCGTTCGTCTACAAAACAGAAATCATACCCTGTATGGAGTCTCCATAATAAATCTGCCATCTTTTGAAACACAAGGTATAGTGCCTTGCTGAAAGAAGGTGACCTACATCAAGAAGTGTATCATTCAATGTAAGAAGAAAAAgtacgccaaaaaaaaaaaaaaaaaaccgaaggGGGAGATTTATAGGGAAGGAAAAGAggaaattaatagaaaataaaataaaaacttcttACTTGGTCAGCTTCCAGACCAAAGAATTTATGACTTTCGAAAAATTTGCGTGTGGCATCATCAGTGAATGGACTGGTCATTATGTACCAATGTATTTGCACCGATCCAGCAGAACCTGCAGGTATTATTATAATAGAATGTCAAATGACTAATGATGTATTACAGAAGATAGATTGAATGAACATTGAACTTGCAGGATACCGTATAGTGAGGGTTTTCAGTTGTTTAGCTAAAACTTCAAAGAAGAGGCTATATGGTTTTCAGTTGTTTAGCTAATActttaaaagagagagagagagagagagagagagagagagctttacCCTCATTTGTAGCCTGAGCAGCTAGTCTTTGAACACATAATATTCGCTCAGCTTGCAGTTGAAAAAGTGACTTGCCAGATGGAAGCCCAATATCTAAAcgaaagtaaaaataaaaaagaagcgGTAAAAATAACAGAACCACTTATTTCAAAACTATTCAGAGGGAAAtaccaaattgaaaaaattcttaAAGATCAAATATATCCGAAAAATTACGAACTGCCATAAAATTCTCAATGGAAAACAACAATAAGGCTTATTTACTCCATTTAGGAGAAGTAAttaacttaaaataataaataaagaatactgaccaaaaaaaagaggaagatcaattattatatattctgGTCTTGCAATTCTAAGgaattttcccaattttttatatttacatCTTAGatgttttttataagtaaataataGAAGCCATCATCCAATTTCCTTTCAATGCAGAATTTCAACTAAAGATATGACCTTGAACAGCAGAAGGTGAAAGACGGCATTGGCAAAGGCCACCAGGAAAAACATGAAGTCTGTGCTTGAACTAAAGATATGATCCATGCTAGAAAAAAGGAAACTCTTTTAGCCAAAAGCAGAGAGCAATGAATTTGTACGTAGTCAAGTACTCTATTTCTAGTAACTAAATTTAGTCCCTCTGCCCCATATGTTTGTCTACCTAAGGAAATCCAACTATTTAAAGGGACATCATTTAATGCATTgtctttcaaataaaaaatatatgtttacaAGACTACCTCCCCTAAAAGGTCAAACAAAGTTAGCAGAATAATCTAAACCAATTGACTTTTCAATAAAGCAAGGCCATATTAGGAAAGTTATACATTTTGAGATATCCGAATATGAAATACCGGACAAATAGCATTGGAAGGAGTATTGAACTTTCCTAATAGTTTCACAAACAGGAagataggaaaaaaatttaagaattttataaCTATCTTAATATGCACACCTAGCATTCTCTAAACATTTATAGTTCTTATTTAGCAACTCTTTTGATTGGTGAGATAGAAAATGGAGATGCAGGGTATTGATCCCTCTTCTGTTTCGAATTCCACACCACCCCTTTAGATTAGACATATGCGGCACAGCAGAAAATTGTTCCAAAATGAAGTTAACTTGATATTTACTTACTGAAACACCCTTTTGGATCTGAACTTCCAAGCCGAGTTCCCTGCATTTACATTTAGGTCATGAGAAAATGCATGTACTAATTAGATTAACACAACGCtaaagggagaaaagaaaacatgaaaatgaagagaaagagagagagagaaacatatgTAAGAACAAACAAGTAGACATAAAAGTATCTGCTGAACAATGGAGGCAATGTAACATGCATCTTGATAAGATCTAAAAGATTACTAAACACCTTTTCCTGAAAAAATTTACACTGATTGACCAATCAACCAATCTATGTAACCTTGAACCAGCAATATGCTAAAAAATGTCCATTAtcagagagaatttgggaaagGGGAGTTGTTCATCAAATTAACTTTTTACAGCAGTTCAAGTACACCATAGTATAATTCGTCAGCAAATCTTCCTAGTTCCTAAGTAACACAATGtttcaaaaaacaagaaagagcAAACTTCTCCAGTATTAAGAGAGGGTAGAACTATGAGGACTCAATCCAGTTCCTCATTATTCCCtgttatatatacaaatataagAACTTGGATTAAGTTCTACTATGAAGAGGAAATTTCTATGCATACTTGGCCTTTTCCATTGGTCAGTCGACTTTCTTGAAGAGCTATGTTTATAAGTATTTAATACATGCTCTCTTGTTTCAAGAGTAATTTTTCAACATAAgttttttcaggaaaaaaaaaaaaggataaaatttagttaaaaatatttattggtaAAGCTAATTGCAGGTACAACATATGCCAACTCTAACCATCACAAAAAAATTGCCTAAGATAACAAATTAAggcttattaaaaaataaataaataaataaaaagcatattAAGGCTTATATTTAAGAAGGACAAATTTTCTGTTAGAAGATTCCTGTTCGAACCTAGAAAGCCATAAgggaaaaaacaattttttttttttgatatgtaatATTTACATGAATTATATGATCAAAATTAATATAGAAATATTAAAGCTAATAATTTATGAAACTCACCGTAATGTAACTGGATGACTCAGGAAGGTGGGGATAATGGGGCTCAAGTTTGGCCTAGAAATGTCTTAGTGATTATAATCTTAAAGTTCCACAGAGAATACTTCCTTTCCAGCTAGATTTGATTGAATAGAATTCTTATTGTGTCAGACTGGAAGGTATCTTATCTTGTAATTTTAGTTATTGAAAAggataaaaatacataaataaatgaaaCCTCCTCAGACCTAAgttcttaaac
Coding sequences within it:
- the LOC132171221 gene encoding UDP-N-acetylglucosamine diphosphorylase 1, whose product is MREPQGAVGVETNNATMPPQALLERLKDYGQEDAFALWDELSPEERDLLVKDMENLDLPRIDRIIRCSLRSQGLPAAAIEPVPESSVSTVEERSLEHRERWWKMGLKAISEGKLGVLLLSGGQGTRLGSSDPKGCFNIGLPSGKSLFQLQAERILCVQRLAAQATNEGSAGSVQIHWYIMTSPFTDDATRKFFESHKFFGLEADQVTFFQQGTIPCVSKDGRFIMETPYRVSKAPDGNGGVYSALKSSRLLEDMAMRGIKYVDCYGVDNALVRVADPTFLGYFMDKGVAAAAKVVRKAYPQEKVGVFVRRGKGGPLTVVEYSELDTSMASAINQETGRLRFCWSNVCLHMFSLDFLNQVASGLEKDSIYHLAEKKIPSIHGQTMGLKLEQFIFDAFPYAPSTALFEVLREEEFAPVKNANGSNFDTPDSARLLVLRLHSRWVVAAGGFLTHSVPLYLTGVEVSPQCSYAGENLEAICRGRTFHAPCEISF